In Archangium violaceum, the following are encoded in one genomic region:
- a CDS encoding ADP-ribosylglycohydrolase family protein codes for MEERVQGALWGLAWGDALGCPVETWRASFIRQVFGDYVELPSELPLQALAGDKKRLERLRPLGLHSDDTQQALALVACALEPGGWTRESWARWLVEGLRRKAWRGYGRNFQVAVSQLAKGGAPEHSGSASAGMGAAMRVAPVGALLRDAPAELARVVMESSMMTHADLRASALAYAVAWSVAALARGEDVARVRAGVASAVREEETRWLQSGTAWSFDRTGGHLVSETLAALLEGPVLAPAALRERISELARPHLAEGFTVAHPNQGFALLGGAHGLVRALTAEEAPGAVLADIIQQGYDTDTVAAIAGGVLGARFGSAWVPRARLLDSERLEGYARALVARGGAPETLDAFVKNEAAWTAHEKRFQAGLVR; via the coding sequence GTGGAGGAGCGTGTCCAGGGCGCCCTGTGGGGCCTCGCCTGGGGTGACGCCCTCGGCTGTCCCGTCGAGACCTGGCGCGCCTCCTTCATCCGTCAGGTGTTTGGCGACTACGTGGAGCTGCCCTCCGAGCTGCCCCTCCAGGCGCTCGCGGGTGACAAGAAGCGGCTCGAGCGCCTCCGCCCGCTGGGGCTCCACTCCGATGACACCCAGCAGGCCCTGGCGCTCGTCGCCTGCGCGCTCGAGCCGGGTGGATGGACTCGCGAGTCCTGGGCCCGCTGGCTCGTCGAGGGCCTGCGCCGCAAGGCCTGGCGCGGCTACGGGCGCAACTTCCAGGTCGCCGTGTCCCAACTGGCGAAGGGTGGCGCCCCGGAGCACTCGGGGAGCGCCTCGGCCGGTATGGGCGCCGCCATGCGCGTGGCTCCCGTGGGCGCCCTGCTGCGCGATGCGCCCGCCGAGCTCGCCCGCGTGGTCATGGAGTCCTCCATGATGACCCATGCGGATCTGCGCGCCTCCGCCCTGGCCTACGCCGTGGCCTGGTCCGTGGCCGCCCTCGCGCGAGGCGAGGACGTGGCCCGCGTGCGCGCTGGCGTGGCCTCCGCGGTCCGCGAGGAGGAGACTCGCTGGCTCCAGTCGGGCACCGCGTGGAGCTTCGATCGGACCGGCGGGCACCTCGTCTCGGAGACGCTGGCCGCGCTGCTCGAAGGCCCTGTCCTCGCCCCGGCGGCCTTGCGCGAGCGCATCTCCGAGCTGGCCCGCCCGCACCTCGCCGAGGGCTTCACCGTGGCGCACCCCAACCAGGGCTTCGCGCTCCTCGGCGGCGCTCATGGGCTCGTCCGGGCGCTCACCGCCGAGGAGGCTCCAGGCGCCGTGCTCGCGGACATCATTCAGCAGGGCTACGACACCGACACCGTCGCGGCCATCGCGGGGGGTGTTCTGGGCGCGCGGTTCGGAAGCGCTTGGGTGCCCCGGGCCCGGTTGCTCGACTCGGAGCGGCTCGAGGGGTATGCCCGGGCGCTCGTGGCGCGCGGTGGAGCTCCTGAGACGCTCGATGCGTTCGTGAAAAACGAAGCGGCCTGGACCGCTCACGAGAAGCGGTTCCAGGCCGGTCTGGTGCGGTGA
- a CDS encoding SWIM zinc finger family protein, producing MQFEYSFAGNTAVQHRGDRTELSFAPDLKREPTFFTGELRQNVAFREAISALHDVVVSDLRFKPKDKTAYKAWAAQQEEADLAAIASQRQATASRLKALREELTALEKQSAARMQPFWDARARYFKFLYEKHRDLWFVYDPVITIHPDECFFECFSQDESTYGRLGASYEVFQNIGDFSCGTTNVDYSEPLYDEFQKIRSYKQTRFEVDPSGFTTRTGTDAAYKEVKIDLPDSWVRGFLQVNSAMALPTVRFTLHPMDVHNFLVVLKRHKEKKGPRSMRYKLAPGQPVKVVFEPWGTEVVCRRSVYEGEGTHDIRVWGRRRLGVLERLLPVARRFTVHLLGTGLPSFYVADLGDLSFTLGLSGWTANDWSTAGNFDLMAPRGQVDELTRRRVFDALKETWSARPEALASKLGLERGTVLGALSAWTQAGRAIWDLNKGVYRARELSREPLPVDKLRFSNEREERATRFLDARAVHVQARPSSVDGSLELSGTVKEGEKVLRPSLRLDGDQRMVSGECTCNFFQQNKLFRGPCEHLLALRLQHSRVSRT from the coding sequence GTGCAGTTTGAGTACTCCTTCGCGGGCAACACCGCGGTGCAGCACCGGGGTGACCGGACCGAGCTGTCCTTCGCACCGGACCTCAAGCGCGAGCCCACCTTCTTCACCGGGGAGCTGCGCCAGAACGTGGCCTTCCGCGAGGCCATCTCCGCGCTCCACGACGTGGTGGTGTCGGACCTGCGCTTCAAGCCCAAGGACAAGACGGCCTACAAGGCCTGGGCCGCGCAGCAGGAGGAGGCGGACCTGGCGGCCATCGCCTCGCAGCGGCAGGCCACGGCCAGCCGGCTCAAGGCCCTGCGCGAGGAGCTCACCGCGCTGGAGAAGCAGAGCGCGGCGCGCATGCAGCCCTTCTGGGATGCGCGCGCGCGCTACTTCAAGTTCCTCTACGAGAAGCACCGGGACTTGTGGTTCGTGTACGACCCGGTCATCACCATCCACCCGGACGAGTGCTTCTTCGAGTGCTTCAGCCAGGACGAGTCCACCTACGGCCGGCTCGGCGCCAGCTACGAGGTGTTCCAGAACATCGGTGACTTCTCCTGCGGCACGACGAACGTCGACTACTCGGAGCCGCTGTACGACGAGTTCCAGAAGATCCGCTCCTACAAGCAGACGCGCTTCGAGGTGGACCCGAGCGGCTTCACCACGCGCACGGGCACGGACGCGGCGTACAAGGAGGTGAAGATCGACCTCCCGGACTCGTGGGTGCGCGGCTTCCTGCAGGTGAACTCGGCGATGGCCCTGCCGACGGTGCGCTTCACGCTGCACCCCATGGACGTGCACAACTTCCTCGTCGTGCTCAAGCGGCACAAGGAGAAGAAGGGGCCGCGCTCCATGCGCTACAAGCTGGCGCCGGGGCAGCCGGTGAAGGTGGTCTTCGAGCCGTGGGGCACGGAGGTCGTCTGCCGTCGCTCGGTGTACGAGGGCGAGGGCACGCACGACATCCGCGTGTGGGGCCGCCGGCGGCTCGGGGTGCTGGAGCGGCTGCTCCCGGTGGCCCGGCGCTTCACCGTGCACCTGCTGGGCACGGGGCTGCCGTCCTTCTACGTGGCGGACCTGGGCGACCTGTCCTTCACCCTGGGCCTGTCCGGGTGGACGGCCAATGACTGGTCCACCGCGGGCAACTTCGACCTGATGGCGCCGCGCGGGCAGGTGGACGAGCTCACCCGCCGCCGCGTCTTCGACGCGCTCAAGGAGACGTGGTCCGCCAGGCCCGAGGCGCTGGCCTCGAAGCTGGGGTTGGAGCGGGGCACGGTGCTCGGCGCGCTGTCGGCCTGGACGCAGGCGGGGCGGGCCATCTGGGACCTGAACAAGGGCGTGTACCGGGCGCGCGAGCTGAGCCGCGAGCCGCTGCCGGTGGACAAGCTGCGCTTCTCCAACGAGCGCGAGGAGCGCGCCACGCGCTTCCTGGACGCGAGGGCGGTGCACGTGCAGGCCAGGCCCTCCAGCGTGGACGGCTCGCTGGAGCTGAGCGGCACGGTGAAGGAGGGCGAGAAGGTGCTCCGTCCCTCTTTGCGGCTCGATGGGGACCAGCGTATGGTTTCAGGCGAGTGCACGTGCAACTTCTTCCAGCAGAACAAGTTGTTCCGGGGGCCGTGCGAGCACCTGCTCGCGCTGCGGCTCCAGCACTCACGGGTGTCTCGCACATGA
- a CDS encoding reverse transcriptase family protein, producing the protein MSSQRPRSRQELYDRIRASSKEEVIFEEMVRLGFWPERSGAPGDPAEVMHRRNELRGELRALATEQSRLGNLEKLKRELRKRRLEESRRKQQETKERRERERQARAEAWKERKAKELLFLGRGVSGGLSERTADEAKLTRLGLPVLATPEALAQALGLSVGKLRALCFTRTASTTSNYVRFLLPKKTGGTRLISAPLPRLKAAQAWVLENILEKVPVHEAAHGFREGRSIVTNARPHVGARVVVNLDLKDFFPSVLYPRVKGVFVRLGYSEATATVLALLCTEPDVEEVELDGQRYYVTQGGRRLPQGAPTSPALTNILCRRLDRRLAGAARKLGFVYTRYADDLTFSAHGPEPRDAGELLRFVRWLVRQEDFTPHPEKTRVLRRGRQQEVTGVVVNDKPGVDRETLKRFRALLHQLEKTGPEGKRWGHSGDVIASAVGFANYVAMVDPVKGRAFQEKARALELRYGRRPAPPPRARPSSAPAQAPASPVAAPVDSPRTETEQKPAEPPKKKWWKLF; encoded by the coding sequence ATGTCCTCCCAGCGCCCCCGCAGCCGACAGGAGCTGTACGACCGCATCCGCGCCAGCTCGAAGGAAGAGGTCATCTTCGAGGAGATGGTGCGCCTGGGCTTCTGGCCGGAGCGCAGCGGCGCGCCCGGGGACCCGGCGGAGGTGATGCACCGGCGCAACGAGCTGCGGGGCGAGCTTCGCGCGCTCGCCACGGAGCAGAGCCGGCTGGGCAACCTGGAGAAGCTGAAGCGCGAGCTGCGCAAGCGGCGGCTGGAGGAGAGCCGCCGCAAGCAGCAGGAGACGAAGGAGCGACGCGAGCGCGAGCGGCAGGCGCGGGCCGAGGCCTGGAAGGAGCGCAAGGCGAAGGAGCTGCTCTTCCTGGGCCGGGGCGTGTCCGGGGGCCTGAGCGAGCGCACCGCGGACGAGGCGAAGCTGACGCGCCTGGGCCTGCCGGTGCTGGCTACGCCCGAGGCGCTGGCGCAGGCCCTGGGGCTGAGCGTGGGGAAGCTCCGGGCGCTGTGCTTCACGCGCACCGCGTCCACCACGAGCAACTACGTGCGCTTCCTGCTGCCCAAGAAGACGGGTGGCACCCGGCTCATCTCCGCGCCCCTGCCGAGGTTGAAGGCGGCGCAGGCGTGGGTGCTGGAGAACATCCTCGAGAAGGTGCCGGTGCACGAGGCGGCCCACGGCTTCCGCGAGGGGCGCTCCATCGTCACCAACGCCCGGCCGCACGTGGGCGCGCGCGTGGTGGTGAACCTGGACCTGAAGGACTTCTTCCCCTCGGTGCTGTACCCGCGGGTGAAGGGCGTCTTCGTGCGGTTGGGCTACAGCGAGGCCACCGCCACGGTGCTGGCGCTGCTGTGCACCGAGCCGGACGTGGAAGAGGTGGAGCTGGATGGACAGCGCTACTACGTCACCCAGGGCGGGCGGCGGCTGCCCCAGGGCGCGCCCACCTCGCCCGCGCTGACGAACATCCTCTGCCGGCGGTTGGACAGGCGGCTCGCGGGCGCGGCGCGCAAGCTGGGCTTCGTCTACACGCGCTACGCGGATGACCTCACGTTCTCCGCCCACGGGCCGGAGCCTCGCGATGCCGGGGAGCTGTTGCGCTTCGTGCGCTGGCTGGTGCGGCAGGAGGACTTCACGCCGCATCCCGAGAAGACTCGCGTGTTGCGCCGGGGCCGGCAGCAGGAGGTGACGGGCGTCGTCGTCAACGACAAGCCCGGCGTGGACCGTGAGACGCTCAAGCGCTTCCGCGCGCTGCTGCACCAGTTGGAGAAGACCGGGCCCGAGGGCAAGCGGTGGGGGCACAGCGGGGACGTCATCGCCTCGGCCGTGGGCTTCGCCAACTACGTGGCCATGGTGGACCCGGTGAAGGGCAGGGCGTTCCAGGAGAAGGCCCGGGCGCTGGAGCTGCGCTACGGACGCCGGCCCGCCCCGCCTCCGCGGGCCAGGCCCTCGAGTGCTCCGGCCCAGGCTCCCGCGTCTCCGGTTGCCGCTCCCGTGGACAGTCCGCGGACGGAGACGGAGCAGAAGCCCGCCGAGCCTCCGAAGAAGAAGTGGTGGAAGCTGTTCTGA